The Saccharomycodes ludwigii strain NBRC 1722 chromosome II, whole genome shotgun sequence genome window below encodes:
- a CDS encoding uncharacterized protein (similar to Saccharomyces cerevisiae YDR402C | DIT2 | DITyrosine): MFFILFLLPFTLLVYNYIIYPLFLNPLTALHLPGPFHYKLSKLFILNKFRKEQGNLAIDDLHKKYGPIVQIAPNHVSFNNIEILKKIYLHGNYPKEYSNSSSSFSPDKTGFYSNFGNFGERNLFSTGNSKKHITLKKKLSKLYSKTFVISKQQDIQEKINNVVEVILENRGEPINVYSLFSSMAMDVVSGFEFGYEGDNSTDFIKKSTHTSVGVNGRLESQYNVFQSFRDSSSMWFYVTCLPSLYEIMCKISGLDKSIQLGRDWIWEHLQKCIDNKNKNETNMINSLPESYTLPQIGSEIADHILAGHETTGITLSYICWELSRPSNIYLQQELIKELKENETLFTIENKINYAEIDKLPLLHAIIQEAGRLHAAIPGIEPRFVPSDKQLIINDGAIIIPSGTMVSCQPYSIHRNPKIFDPSGEYHVNSFYPERWLQFENETEAEYQKRIRNMERNMMNFGQGNRMCLGMHLALIEMKACLASIYGTSNNVHSKISPEWCPHIANDSKVAKMGYSDMPINSKASDNYDIYHKLSDVDKMRMADSYTTRPLFDECWLTFK, from the coding sequence atgttttttatattatttttgttaccATTCACATTGCTTGTTTATAACTACATTATCTATccgttatttttaaatcctTTAACTGCTTTACATTTACCAGGCCCATTTCATTATAAATTATCAAAGCTTTTCATTCTCAATAAATTTAGAAAGGAACAAGGTAACTTGGCCATAGATGATttacataaaaaatatggcCCAATTGTACAAATTGCACCAAATCATGTGTCATTTAATAAcattgaaattttaaagaaaatttactTGCATGGCAATTATCCAAAGGAATATAGCAACAgctcttcctctttttctccTGATAAGACTGGCTTTTATTCCAATTTTGGAAACTTTGGTGAGCGCAACTTGTTTAGTACGGGCAACAgtaaaaaacatattactttgaaaaaaaaattaagcaaATTGTATTCCAAAAcatttgttattagtaaACAACAGGATATCcaggaaaaaattaataatgttGTTGAAGTTATCCTTGAAAATAGAGGGGAGCCCATAAATGTTTATTCGCTTTTTTCTTCGATGGCAATGGATGTTGTATCTGGATTTGAGTTTGGTTATGAGGGTGACAATAGCACAgactttattaaaaaatcgACTCACACTAGCGTCGGTGTTAACGGTCGATTAGAAAGTCAATataatgtttttcaaaGCTTTAGAGATTCGAGTAGTATGTGGTTTTATGTCACTTGTTTACCTTCATTATATGAAATTATGTGTAAGATATCTGGATTAGACAAAAGTATTCAATTGGGAAGGGACTGGATCTGGGaacatttacaaaaatgcatcgataataaaaataagaacgAAACAAATATGATTAATAGTTTACCTGAATCGTATACTTTGCCCCAAATAGGTAGCGAAATTGCTGATCACATTTTAGCTGGTCATGAAACAACAGGGATAACGTTATCTTATATATGTTGGGAATTATCTAGACCTtctaatatttatttacaacAAGAATTAATCAAGGAGTTGAAGGAAAATGAAACATTGTTCACTATTGAAAATAAGATAAATTATGCTGAAATTGACAAGTTACCGTTATTGCATGCCATCATACAGGAAGCGGGTAGGCTGCATGCTGCCATCCCAGGCATTGAACCAAGATTTGTTCCCAGTGACAAGcaattaattattaacGACGGTGCAATTATCATTCCAAGTGGCACTATGGTGTCTTGTCAACCATACTCAATCCATCGTAACCCTAAGATTTTTGATCCTAGCGGAGAGTATCATGTCAATAGTTTTTATCCAGAACGTTGGTTGCAATTTGAGAATGAAACAGAGGCagaatatcaaaaaagGATTAGAAATATGGAAAGAAATATGATGAATTTTGGTCAGGGGAATAGAATGTGCTTAGGAATGCATTTAGCTTTGATTGAAATGAAAGCTTGCCTAGCTTCAATATATGGCACTAGCAACAATGTTCATTCCAAAATTAGCCCTGAATGGTGTCCTCATATAGCCAATGATTCTAAAGTTGCTAAAATGGGTTACTCTGATATGCCCATTAATAGTAAAGCAAGCGATAACTATGATATATATCATAAATTATCTGATGTTGATAAGATGAGAATGGCCGATAGTTATACTACCAGGCCTCTTTTTGATGAGTGCTGGTTGACatttaaatga